CAGCGCCCAGACGTCATAGCCCTCGCGCGCGAACGCCAGGGACACCGCGCGGCCAATGCCCCGGCTGGCGCCCGTCACCACCACGGTCTTCGTCGTCTCGTTCGTCATGGACGGACAGCATAGGGCGCGGTGCGTGGATTCGGACTGCGCGTGCGCGACGAAATGCATCATTCGCGATGTCGGGGGCTCTTCAAGACAACACCTACTGCACCGGAGTCCCCTGATCATGAAGTCGCTCAAGCACGGCCTGCTGGCCGCTTCCTGCCTGATGTTCGCGTCCACGTCCGCCCTCGCCGCGGCGCCCACCGGCCGCGCCAACCCGCGCCTCATGGGCACGCGCGCCATCGTCGCGTGCGACGCGGTGGAGAAGTCCTGCGGCGTGGCCAGCATCTCCTTCCCCGCGGGCATCAGCGGCCTGGTGCCCTACGGCCGTCCGGACGTGGCCATCGCCACCATGTTCTATCCCTCGGTGGATGACGCCGAGGCGGTGCTCGCGCGCGTCGACGCGGGCAACACGGCCCAGCAGGCGGTGGACTACGTCTTCTCCGTGGATCCGTACGCGGACTACCGCCAGCTCGCCGTGGTGAAGCTCAACCCCAACGGCACCATCACCGTGGGCCAGCAGACCGGCGCGCAGAACGCCCCGCAGCGCTGCGCCGTGAAGGGCGCCACCTTCGTGGTGCAGGCCAACAACCAGACCACCGCCACCGTCTGCGACGCCATGGCGTCGGCCTTCCAGAGGACCACGGGCAGCCTGCCGCAGCGCCTCCTCACGTCGCTCAGGGCGGGCGCCCGGGTGGGCCACGACAACAACGGCGAGCGCTCCGGCGTCATCCGTGTCTGGACCTCGGAGAACGAGTCGACCTTCTACACGAAGGTGCTCGCGGACGCCGTCGTGCACAGCAGCCGGACCGCGCTGAAGGACCTGGAGGTGGAGATGAACCGCTACCAGGCGACCATCGCCGCGCCGTATGCGTCGGACCTCATCCCGCTCGACGCGGAGACGGCGAAGGTCGTGAAGAGCACGCTGTCCGCGGCCGGGTACTACACCGGTGTCATCGACGGCACCTGGAACGACGCCGCCGAAGCGGCGCTGGATGCCTTCAACTGGAACACGCTCTTCTTCCTCAAGCCCACCGTGGTGGTGAACGGCCAGCGGAAGATCGACGGCCCGCTGGTCAACTACCTGCGCAACGTGGATCCGAAGGCGCTCATCCTCGGCGGGGAGTGAAGCACCGCTGTCTCCGTCATCTCGCTGAACATGGGCGCGGGCAGCATTGCCCGCGCCCGTGTGAGGCCCAGACTCCACTCACTGCATCGAGGTCCATTGCCCATGAAGACCTTCCCTCGTGGCCTGCTGGCCGCCTCCTGTCTGATGTTCGCGTCCACGTCCGTCCTGGCCGCGGCGCCCACCGGCATCAATCCGCGCGTCCTCGGCACGCGCGCCATCGTCGCGTGCGACGCGGTGGAGAAGTCCTGCGGCGTGGCCAGCATCTCCTTCCCCGCGGGCATCAGCGGCCTGGTGCCTTATGGCCGTCCGGACGTGGCGGTGGCCTCCATGTTCTACCCCTCGGTGGATGACGCCGAGGCGGTGCTCGCGCGCACCGACGCGGGCGACACGGCCCAGGCCGCCGTCGACTACGTGTTCACCGTGGATCCGTACGCGGACTACCGCCAACTCGCCGCGGTGAAGCTCAACTCTGACGGCACCATCACGGTGGGGCAGCAGACCGGCGCGGAGAGCGCCTCGCAGCGCTGCGCCGTGAAGGGCGCCACCTTCGTGGTGCAGGCGAACAACCAGACCACCGCCACCATCTGCGAGGCCATGGCGACGGGCTTCCAGAAGGCCAAAGGCAGCCTGCCGCAGCGGCTGCTCGCGTCGCTCAAGGCGGGGGCCCGGGTGGGCGGCGACAACAACGGCGAGCGCTCCGGCGTCATCCGCGTCTGGAGCTCGGAGAACGAAGCGGTCTTCTACACGAAGGTGCTGGCGGACGCCGTCGTGCACAGCAGCAAGCACGCGCTGAGGGAGCTGGACGTGGAGATGAACCGCTACCAGGCGGGCGTCGCGGCGCCGTACGCGTCGGACCTCATCCCGCTCGACAAGGAGACGGCGAAGGTCGTGAAGCGCGTGCTGCACAAGCTCGGGTACTACCGCGGCCGCATGGATGCGACCTGGAACGACGCCGCCGAGCAGGCGCTGTATGACTTCAACTGGAACAACAGCTTCTTCCTCAAGCCCACCGTGGTGGTGGACGGCCAGCGGAAGATCGACGGTCCGCTGGTCAACTCCATGCGCGACGCGGACCTGGATGCGCTCGCGCCCGCGTCACACTGAGGTACCGGTGGTTTGACGGCCTGGGGAGGGCGACGTCAAGCTCGCCGCCATGCCCCGCGCCGACATCACCGACC
This DNA window, taken from Corallococcus coralloides DSM 2259, encodes the following:
- a CDS encoding DUF1028 domain-containing protein, which encodes MKSLKHGLLAASCLMFASTSALAAAPTGRANPRLMGTRAIVACDAVEKSCGVASISFPAGISGLVPYGRPDVAIATMFYPSVDDAEAVLARVDAGNTAQQAVDYVFSVDPYADYRQLAVVKLNPNGTITVGQQTGAQNAPQRCAVKGATFVVQANNQTTATVCDAMASAFQRTTGSLPQRLLTSLRAGARVGHDNNGERSGVIRVWTSENESTFYTKVLADAVVHSSRTALKDLEVEMNRYQATIAAPYASDLIPLDAETAKVVKSTLSAAGYYTGVIDGTWNDAAEAALDAFNWNTLFFLKPTVVVNGQRKIDGPLVNYLRNVDPKALILGGE
- a CDS encoding DUF1028 domain-containing protein, which codes for MKTFPRGLLAASCLMFASTSVLAAAPTGINPRVLGTRAIVACDAVEKSCGVASISFPAGISGLVPYGRPDVAVASMFYPSVDDAEAVLARTDAGDTAQAAVDYVFTVDPYADYRQLAAVKLNSDGTITVGQQTGAESASQRCAVKGATFVVQANNQTTATICEAMATGFQKAKGSLPQRLLASLKAGARVGGDNNGERSGVIRVWSSENEAVFYTKVLADAVVHSSKHALRELDVEMNRYQAGVAAPYASDLIPLDKETAKVVKRVLHKLGYYRGRMDATWNDAAEQALYDFNWNNSFFLKPTVVVDGQRKIDGPLVNSMRDADLDALAPASH